One window from the genome of Pedobacter schmidteae encodes:
- a CDS encoding CAP domain-containing protein, which produces MKLFPILIISLFAFLNAQPLKAQNADAWTKEELKMANTAGNASYLTGEEKDIVIYMNLVRMDGERFFNTFLQDFIDDYNERMQQYSNYNRLKISRNDKYYLSLKNDLKNIRLLPVFWPDEALSWVAKEHAKDLNRNNFAAHNSSNGRTVKDRIGKIYPKKSNGENLAFGFSSGLGNVCLLLLDKGVPDLGHRKMILNTSYELNTVGVSIQPHKTYKYCAVIDFVSLPN; this is translated from the coding sequence ATGAAATTATTCCCTATCCTCATTATATCTTTATTTGCCTTTCTTAATGCTCAGCCGCTAAAAGCTCAAAATGCTGATGCCTGGACAAAAGAGGAGCTAAAAATGGCCAATACAGCAGGGAATGCATCGTATTTGACCGGAGAGGAAAAAGACATTGTCATCTATATGAATCTGGTACGCATGGACGGCGAACGCTTTTTTAACACCTTCCTGCAGGATTTTATTGATGATTACAATGAAAGGATGCAACAATACAGCAATTACAACAGGTTAAAAATCAGCAGGAATGACAAGTATTATCTCAGCCTGAAAAACGACCTCAAAAACATACGACTATTACCCGTTTTCTGGCCTGATGAAGCTTTGAGCTGGGTTGCAAAAGAACATGCCAAAGACCTAAACCGGAACAATTTTGCTGCGCACAATTCCAGCAATGGCCGTACAGTAAAAGATAGGATTGGCAAAATATATCCTAAAAAATCAAATGGCGAAAACCTGGCCTTCGGCTTTTCCTCCGGACTAGGCAATGTTTGTCTGTTGTTATTGGATAAAGGTGTGCCCGACCTGGGACATCGCAAAATGATTTTAAACACCTCCTATGAACTAAATACAGTTGGGGTAAGCATTCAGCCTCATAAAACTTATAAATACTGTGCGGTCATTGATTTCGTATCGCTGCCAAATTAA
- a CDS encoding anion permease codes for MKEINYKMMLATLAFGLLIWFIPVPEGVKPEAWHLLAIFLATILGIILKAASMGTMSMIAIALVALTGVLAPGNPGKSISMALSSFGDKVIWLIGISFFIARGFIKTGLGSRIAYLFIRVFGRSSLGLGYGLGLADLVLAPAIPSNTARGGGIIYPIMKSMALNFDSVPEKPETHRRLGAYLSLNCYNINLITSSMFLTGTASNPMCQKFAADLGINITWMSWMWAALIPGIVSLIAVPYILYKIYPPELKRTKGATKMAAEKLKEMGGVTRNEWLMLIAFFVLLFLWITGDIFKIDATTTAFIGLVFLLLSQVLTWEDVKSEKGAWDTIVWFSALVMMGSALNQLGLIPWFSNLIKAKIGGMSWTMAFPIIILVYFYSHYMFASATAHVASMYAALLGVGISVGIPPLLLALSLGFCGGIYGTLTHYGHGPAPVFFGSTYVEVKEWWSRGFILSIVFLIIWMGIGGLWWKAIGIY; via the coding sequence ATGAAAGAAATCAATTACAAAATGATGTTGGCTACGCTGGCTTTCGGTTTGCTGATCTGGTTTATCCCTGTGCCAGAGGGTGTAAAACCCGAGGCCTGGCACTTATTGGCTATTTTTTTAGCCACCATATTGGGCATTATTCTTAAAGCTGCATCCATGGGTACCATGTCGATGATAGCCATTGCATTGGTCGCACTAACGGGTGTTTTAGCGCCGGGTAACCCCGGCAAGTCCATATCCATGGCCTTAAGTAGTTTTGGCGATAAAGTGATCTGGCTCATCGGGATTTCCTTTTTTATTGCCAGGGGCTTTATCAAAACCGGACTGGGGAGCCGTATTGCTTATCTTTTTATCCGGGTATTTGGCCGAAGTTCATTAGGGTTGGGTTACGGTCTTGGATTGGCCGATCTGGTACTTGCCCCGGCCATTCCAAGTAATACCGCCCGCGGCGGAGGGATCATTTACCCCATCATGAAATCGATGGCGCTGAACTTTGATTCGGTACCCGAAAAGCCCGAAACACATCGTAGATTGGGGGCCTACCTCAGTCTGAACTGTTATAATATTAACCTCATCACCTCCTCTATGTTCTTGACGGGGACGGCCAGTAACCCTATGTGCCAGAAGTTTGCTGCTGATCTGGGGATCAACATTACCTGGATGTCCTGGATGTGGGCCGCATTGATTCCGGGTATTGTATCGCTGATAGCTGTTCCCTATATCCTGTACAAGATTTATCCCCCTGAACTGAAAAGAACAAAAGGTGCTACTAAAATGGCTGCCGAAAAGTTAAAGGAAATGGGAGGGGTAACCCGCAATGAATGGCTGATGCTGATTGCTTTTTTTGTTCTGTTATTTTTATGGATTACGGGCGACATCTTTAAAATTGATGCTACTACAACCGCATTTATTGGATTGGTGTTTTTATTGCTGTCGCAGGTATTGACCTGGGAGGATGTAAAAAGTGAAAAGGGTGCCTGGGATACCATTGTCTGGTTTTCGGCTCTGGTGATGATGGGCAGTGCATTAAATCAGCTGGGACTGATCCCCTGGTTTAGCAATCTGATAAAGGCAAAAATTGGTGGAATGAGCTGGACAATGGCTTTTCCCATTATTATCCTGGTTTACTTTTATAGCCACTACATGTTTGCCAGCGCTACGGCACACGTTGCATCAATGTATGCAGCCTTGCTGGGAGTAGGTATTTCAGTTGGTATTCCGCCGCTGTTGCTGGCCTTGTCTTTGGGTTTTTGTGGAGGTATATACGGTACGCTAACCCATTACGGTCACGGACCCGCACCTGTATTTTTTGGAAGCACTTATGTGGAAGTAAAGGAATGGTGGTCGCGTGGGTTTATACTCAGTATCGTGTTTCTGATCATCTGGATGGGCATTGGCGGTTTATGGTGGAAAGCAATAGGCATATATTAA
- a CDS encoding fumarate reductase/succinate dehydrogenase flavoprotein subunit, whose amino-acid sequence MELNAKIPPGPLKDKWNYYKDHAKLVNPANRKKLDVIVVGTGLAGSSVAASLAEMGYNVTSFCFQDSARRAHSVAAQGGVNAAKNYKNDGDSVYRMFYDTIKGGDFRSREANVYRLAECSAQLIDQAVAQGVPFGREYGGYLSNRSFGGVQVSRTFYARGQTGQQLLLGAYQALLRQVALGTVKLHTRHEMMELVVADGKARGVIVRNLDTGAIERYGAHAVVLATGGFGKIYYLSTLAMGCNASAIWRAHKKGAFMACPSWTQVHPTSLPQSGGYQSKLTLMSESLRNDGRIWVPLKPDEQRKPNDIPEDERDYYLERRYPAFGNLAPRDISSRAAKERIDAGFGVGPQQNAVYLDFSKAIKEQGKQKIKEKYGNLFDMYRKITATDAYTEPMMISPAAHFSMGGLWVDYELMTTVPGLFALGEANFADHGANRLGANSLLQACVDGYFVGPYTISNYLANEIKEPRISLERQEFVDAEVAVRAYLSKLIAINGNKSADYYHKTLGKLLYDYCGLSRSKDGLLKAIQEIRALRNDFYLNLKVSGDEDEMNGELEKAGRVGDYLEVAELMCQDALTREESCGAHFREEYQTAEGEALRNDELFCFVSAWKYQGEEQEELLIREPLKFENVELAVRSYK is encoded by the coding sequence ATGGAACTGAATGCTAAGATACCACCGGGTCCGCTAAAGGATAAATGGAATTATTATAAGGATCATGCTAAACTGGTAAACCCGGCGAACCGTAAAAAACTGGATGTCATTGTGGTAGGAACAGGTCTTGCAGGTAGCTCTGTTGCGGCATCTTTGGCCGAAATGGGCTATAACGTCACTTCATTCTGTTTTCAGGATTCGGCCCGAAGGGCGCATTCGGTAGCTGCGCAGGGTGGGGTAAATGCGGCAAAGAATTATAAAAACGATGGCGACAGCGTTTACCGGATGTTTTACGATACGATTAAAGGGGGCGATTTCCGTTCAAGGGAAGCCAATGTATATCGGTTGGCCGAGTGTTCGGCCCAGCTGATTGACCAGGCGGTAGCACAGGGCGTTCCTTTTGGCCGGGAATATGGAGGTTACCTTAGCAACCGCTCTTTTGGCGGGGTGCAGGTAAGCCGGACATTTTATGCCCGGGGACAAACCGGACAGCAATTGCTGCTGGGTGCATATCAGGCCTTACTGCGACAGGTGGCATTGGGTACGGTGAAATTACATACACGACATGAAATGATGGAGCTGGTAGTTGCCGATGGCAAAGCCAGGGGAGTAATTGTCAGAAATTTGGATACCGGAGCTATAGAACGATATGGAGCACATGCAGTGGTTTTGGCCACAGGAGGCTTCGGTAAAATCTATTATTTGTCTACCCTGGCCATGGGCTGCAATGCTTCGGCTATATGGCGTGCCCACAAAAAAGGGGCCTTTATGGCCTGCCCCAGCTGGACACAGGTACATCCAACTTCCTTACCTCAGTCGGGAGGTTATCAGAGCAAACTTACCCTGATGTCCGAATCATTAAGAAATGATGGACGCATTTGGGTACCCTTAAAACCGGACGAACAGCGTAAACCCAATGATATACCCGAGGACGAACGTGATTATTACCTGGAGCGGCGCTATCCCGCATTTGGAAACCTGGCCCCGCGTGATATTTCCTCCCGCGCGGCAAAAGAACGCATTGATGCAGGGTTTGGTGTAGGACCTCAGCAAAATGCAGTTTATTTAGACTTCTCTAAGGCCATTAAAGAGCAGGGAAAACAGAAAATTAAAGAGAAATATGGTAATCTGTTTGACATGTATCGCAAAATTACAGCAACGGATGCTTATACAGAGCCTATGATGATCTCGCCAGCGGCACATTTTTCAATGGGCGGACTATGGGTGGATTATGAACTGATGACTACCGTGCCCGGATTATTTGCTCTTGGTGAAGCCAATTTTGCTGATCATGGGGCAAACCGTTTGGGGGCCAATTCGTTGTTGCAGGCTTGTGTGGATGGTTATTTTGTTGGTCCCTATACCATTTCCAATTATCTGGCCAACGAAATTAAAGAGCCCCGGATCAGTTTGGAAAGGCAGGAGTTTGTGGATGCAGAAGTGGCCGTACGGGCATATTTGTCAAAACTGATTGCGATTAATGGGAACAAGTCTGCCGATTATTATCATAAAACATTGGGCAAATTGCTGTATGACTATTGCGGATTATCCAGAAGTAAAGATGGTTTGTTGAAGGCCATACAGGAGATCAGGGCCCTGCGCAATGATTTTTATCTGAACCTGAAAGTTTCGGGCGATGAGGATGAAATGAATGGAGAGCTGGAAAAAGCAGGCCGGGTTGGCGATTATCTGGAGGTGGCCGAATTGATGTGCCAGGATGCACTAACGCGCGAGGAATCCTGTGGTGCCCATTTCAGGGAAGAATACCAGACTGCCGAAGGTGAGGCTTTAAGGAATGATGAATTGTTCTGTTTTGTTTCGGCCTGGAAGTATCAGGGCGAGGAGCAGGAAGAACTGCTGATTCGGGAGCCTTTAAAATTTGAAAATGTTGAACTGGCGGTTAGAAGCTATAAATAG
- a CDS encoding porin, whose translation MKQLSLLPILLCCFPVFLSAQGINIAVSEKAKINFSGMIQTQFNYSLDNDIDITGKHHSGTEHFSHNSFSVKRARLQLNATISDRINAVMLVNFGDFTGNPQNKVLENAYIKYSVNDYVNFQFGQFRPQFGQEDNYPVDFVRSIDYSNGYYLFGANSWQSFQIGASYFGEIKNIRIPIKYSIGVFNGNNRNQVTDNDDGKIVPARLVFGFGKHTQFGVSAGAGRNMGQKIWAYGADIDYKRQMNEKWDVEFVSEYKQGINSVAYFAQTDPVVPINRYAMRGIYLQPNVGYGFKNTRLKKLEFAFRYEYLDSDFKLEGNSRQSYIPMVSASFAEAYAIRVQLGYLMDRYERNIPNTTQYDANRIICQVQARF comes from the coding sequence ATGAAGCAACTCTCCCTATTGCCAATATTGCTATGCTGTTTTCCTGTATTTTTATCTGCCCAGGGCATTAATATTGCCGTATCTGAAAAAGCGAAAATAAATTTTTCGGGAATGATCCAGACCCAGTTTAATTATTCATTGGATAATGATATCGACATCACAGGTAAACATCATTCCGGAACTGAACATTTCTCGCACAATTCTTTTTCTGTAAAACGGGCGCGTTTGCAGCTTAACGCAACAATAAGTGATCGCATTAATGCCGTTATGCTGGTCAATTTTGGCGACTTTACAGGTAACCCACAAAATAAGGTATTGGAAAATGCTTATATCAAATACAGTGTTAATGATTATGTAAACTTTCAGTTCGGACAGTTTCGTCCGCAGTTTGGGCAGGAAGACAATTATCCTGTTGATTTTGTCCGCTCCATAGATTACTCTAATGGTTATTATCTTTTTGGTGCCAATAGCTGGCAAAGTTTTCAGATTGGGGCCAGCTACTTCGGCGAGATTAAAAACATCAGGATACCGATAAAGTATTCAATTGGTGTATTTAATGGGAATAACCGGAATCAGGTTACCGACAATGACGACGGTAAAATTGTGCCTGCCCGTTTGGTTTTTGGATTTGGTAAGCACACACAATTTGGTGTAAGTGCAGGCGCGGGTAGAAATATGGGACAGAAAATATGGGCCTACGGTGCCGATATAGATTATAAGCGGCAGATGAACGAAAAATGGGACGTGGAATTTGTGTCGGAATATAAACAAGGGATCAATAGTGTAGCTTATTTTGCGCAGACAGATCCGGTTGTCCCCATCAATAGATACGCCATGCGTGGCATTTACTTACAACCTAATGTAGGTTATGGCTTTAAAAATACCCGATTAAAGAAACTGGAATTTGCTTTTCGTTATGAATACCTGGATTCGGATTTTAAACTGGAGGGCAATTCGCGGCAAAGTTATATCCCTATGGTTAGTGCATCTTTTGCCGAGGCTTATGCCATCAGGGTGCAGCTGGGTTATTTGATGGACAGGTATGAACGGAATATTCCTAACACTACACAGTATGATGCCAATCGTATCATCTGTCAGGTTCAGGCCAGGTTTTAA
- a CDS encoding succinate dehydrogenase cytochrome b subunit, which yields MDYKKNRTSSLMRKMLMALTGLFLCFFLVIHLLGNLQLLLPAEQARTSFNSYSQLLSGNIFIKIISYVLYASLVLHALDALIITIKNRKAAGTYAYDKRAAASKWYSRNMGILGTIILVFLVFHFKDFWYQYKFGNLPLDTEGNKDLYGIVVGVYQDLWYVFFYVVCMFAVGFHLLHGFFSAARSMGVYHPKYVVWLRNFGKWYSYIITIGFAVIPVYVYLTQL from the coding sequence ATGGATTATAAAAAAAATAGGACATCCAGCCTGATGCGCAAAATGCTGATGGCACTTACCGGATTATTTCTCTGCTTTTTTCTGGTGATACACCTGTTGGGAAACTTGCAGCTATTGTTGCCTGCCGAGCAGGCCAGAACCAGTTTTAACAGTTATTCGCAACTCCTGTCCGGTAACATTTTTATCAAAATCATTTCCTATGTGCTGTATGCTTCGCTTGTTCTTCATGCACTGGATGCGTTGATCATCACCATAAAAAACCGGAAAGCAGCGGGTACTTATGCATACGATAAAAGGGCAGCAGCCAGTAAATGGTATTCCCGAAATATGGGGATATTGGGTACCATTATACTTGTTTTCCTGGTATTTCATTTTAAGGACTTCTGGTATCAGTATAAGTTTGGCAATCTGCCATTGGATACTGAGGGGAATAAAGACCTTTATGGCATAGTTGTGGGCGTGTACCAGGATTTATGGTACGTGTTTTTTTATGTCGTTTGCATGTTTGCTGTCGGTTTTCATCTGTTGCATGGCTTTTTTAGTGCGGCCAGAAGTATGGGCGTTTATCACCCCAAATATGTGGTATGGCTAAGAAACTTTGGTAAATGGTACAGTTATATCATTACCATTGGTTTTGCTGTTATACCCGTTTATGTTTACCTAACCCAACTTTGA